In Porphyromonas cangingivalis, a genomic segment contains:
- a CDS encoding helix-turn-helix domain-containing protein, whose amino-acid sequence MDVITIESKAFKELEAKINAIADYILNKQESEDINEDEIWVDSYEVCTFLKISDKTLQRLRVSGTIAYSNIRGRYFYKIGEIKRMLEERLIKSNSECLNDLVTNHKLYVKERRNLRKNK is encoded by the coding sequence ATGGATGTCATAACGATAGAATCAAAAGCATTTAAGGAATTGGAAGCAAAGATTAACGCCATTGCAGATTATATCCTTAACAAACAGGAATCGGAAGATATAAACGAAGATGAAATATGGGTGGATAGTTACGAAGTCTGCACATTCTTAAAAATCAGCGACAAAACATTACAAAGGCTTCGGGTATCAGGCACAATCGCCTATTCCAATATTCGGGGTCGATATTTCTACAAAATCGGAGAAATAAAACGGATGTTGGAAGAACGACTGATTAAGAGCAATTCAGAATGTTTAAACGATTTAGTAACAAACCATAAGCTATATGTTAAGGAAAGAAGAAATCTTAGAAAGAACAAGTAA
- a CDS encoding bifunctional DNA primase/helicase has protein sequence MLRKEEILERTSNGLNVFRYYIACQWRVGRNFFNPLYKDNKASCNIYFDRKAGVYKLKDFGNDEYSGDCFYLVGKLKGLNCNNANDFVEILKTINQDLSLGLSENTDTSVPYCPKESILVIPEKKAKPYSFQEQKFTRNELEYWETFGITSEILAQYKVCCIREFKSENSEGKPYSITSSLGEPIFGYKSKRYIKLYRPFSKMRFLYGGDMGENYSFGLEQLPAKGDTVFITGGEKDVLSLAVKGFHAICFNSETVNIPATIIHKLSFRFKHIILLYDMDKTGLESSSKHEKQLAEYGVKRLLLPLSGTKEEKDISDYFRLGNSRESFLKLFLDFLDTLYSDTMTMLKSCEIDFNNPPAKAQEIISAGDVPLGTQGNILCITGGEGTGKSNYVAALVAGSIRPENICIDTLGINVHENSQNKAVLLYDTEQSEVQLFKNVSNLLKRAKQPEKPEELKAFCLTGMSRKERLQAIVQSMDKFHYQYGGIQLVVIDGIADLVHSANDEAESLRVVDELYRLAGIYQTCIVCVLHYVPNGLKLRGHLGSELQRKSAAILSIELDNEPTVSVVKALKVREGSPLDVPLMLFSWDKETGMHLYRGEKPREEKEKRKEKELVSVAREVFDQQTFITYIDLCEQIQQIMDVKERTAKSYIRFMREKEIIIKDPSNQSYFIKGHF, from the coding sequence ATGTTAAGGAAAGAAGAAATCTTAGAAAGAACAAGTAACGGACTGAACGTTTTTAGATATTACATTGCTTGTCAATGGCGTGTAGGACGTAATTTCTTCAACCCATTATATAAAGACAATAAGGCTTCATGTAATATTTATTTTGACCGAAAAGCCGGAGTATATAAGCTGAAAGACTTTGGGAATGACGAGTATAGTGGGGATTGTTTCTATCTTGTAGGAAAACTGAAAGGTTTGAACTGTAACAATGCTAATGATTTTGTCGAGATATTGAAAACCATTAATCAGGATTTATCACTTGGATTATCAGAGAATACAGATACCTCTGTACCATATTGTCCGAAGGAATCTATACTTGTCATTCCTGAAAAGAAAGCTAAACCATATAGCTTTCAAGAACAGAAATTCACCCGGAATGAATTGGAATATTGGGAAACGTTCGGCATCACTTCTGAAATATTGGCACAGTACAAGGTCTGTTGCATTCGGGAGTTCAAAAGTGAAAATTCAGAGGGAAAACCATACTCCATAACTTCATCATTGGGAGAACCTATATTTGGTTATAAGAGCAAACGATATATCAAACTATACCGTCCATTTTCCAAAATGCGATTCTTATATGGTGGTGATATGGGGGAAAATTATAGCTTCGGATTGGAACAGTTACCAGCCAAAGGTGATACAGTATTTATCACTGGTGGTGAAAAAGATGTCCTTTCCCTCGCAGTGAAGGGATTTCATGCAATATGCTTTAACAGCGAAACCGTAAATATTCCAGCAACTATCATTCACAAACTGTCTTTCCGGTTCAAACATATCATCCTGCTTTATGATATGGATAAAACCGGGCTTGAGAGTTCTTCCAAACATGAAAAACAGTTAGCAGAATATGGTGTAAAACGTCTTCTATTACCGCTTTCAGGAACAAAAGAAGAGAAAGATATATCCGATTATTTCAGGCTTGGAAATAGCCGTGAATCGTTCCTGAAACTCTTCCTTGATTTTTTAGATACTCTATACAGCGATACTATGACTATGCTGAAATCGTGCGAAATAGATTTTAATAACCCTCCGGCAAAAGCACAGGAAATCATATCTGCCGGGGATGTACCACTGGGAACACAGGGAAATATCCTTTGCATCACAGGGGGTGAAGGTACAGGGAAAAGCAACTATGTTGCTGCGTTGGTTGCCGGGTCAATCAGACCAGAAAATATTTGTATTGATACATTGGGAATCAATGTACACGAAAACAGCCAAAATAAAGCTGTCCTATTGTATGATACAGAACAGTCCGAAGTACAACTGTTTAAGAATGTTTCTAACCTATTAAAGCGGGCAAAACAACCGGAAAAGCCGGAAGAGTTGAAAGCCTTCTGTCTGACCGGGATGTCCCGTAAAGAACGTTTACAGGCTATTGTTCAAAGTATGGATAAGTTTCATTATCAATATGGCGGTATCCAGTTAGTTGTCATAGATGGTATTGCAGATTTGGTACATTCCGCCAATGATGAAGCCGAAAGTTTGCGCGTTGTCGATGAACTCTACCGATTGGCTGGAATATATCAAACCTGTATTGTTTGTGTATTGCACTATGTTCCGAACGGATTAAAGCTTCGTGGACACTTGGGGTCGGAACTGCAACGAAAATCGGCAGCCATTCTCTCCATCGAGCTGGATAATGAACCGACTGTATCAGTAGTGAAAGCCTTGAAGGTACGGGAAGGCAGTCCGTTGGATGTTCCATTAATGCTTTTTTCTTGGGATAAGGAAACCGGGATGCACCTATATCGTGGTGAAAAGCCCCGTGAAGAAAAAGAGAAGCGGAAAGAAAAAGAACTGGTAAGCGTAGCCCGTGAAGTGTTCGACCAGCAAACATTTATCACTTATATAGACCTGTGCGAACAGATACAGCAGATTATGGATGTAAAGGAACGCACAGCGAAAAGTTATATACGCTTTATGCGGGAGAAGGAAATTATTATTAAAGACCCTTCAAATCAGAGTTATTTTATTAAAGGTCATTTTTAA
- a CDS encoding helix-turn-helix domain-containing protein, whose amino-acid sequence MNIDRETFIAWMERIMDRFDMTEKKIDRLATQRNCLDGEQLLDNQDLMFLLKVSLRTLQRYRKKGILPYIKLDDGRCYYKATDVHKLIREKL is encoded by the coding sequence ATGAATATAGATAGGGAAACATTCATCGCTTGGATGGAACGTATAATGGACAGGTTCGATATGACCGAAAAGAAAATCGACCGATTGGCAACCCAGCGTAATTGTTTGGATGGTGAACAGCTTTTGGATAATCAGGATTTGATGTTTCTTTTAAAAGTTAGCCTTCGCACACTCCAACGTTATCGAAAAAAAGGTATCCTTCCGTATATAAAACTGGATGATGGTCGATGCTATTATAAAGCTACCGATGTACATAAATTGATTCGGGAGAAACTGTAA
- a CDS encoding RteC domain-containing protein → MGEITIKDYFSNLLQEVDSEIQTIELNESDFLHVCKKVINYLQDIISDLKSFVLNYKFQDNSEEILFFKHLKPQISSKLIYYNSIYNIELKRPTGSDDVQTQYYVSELDSLTTFFNQNLTFYQYYRTNACYLDDKYFLRGKPDIHLIIDNSFFDSDPQFSTSYDFKVAKILANELIKIYLTNRIKELTNEGLRKRNQGSCCQMTWTGSKRGLVELIYAFDTCGAFDKGNTDIKTIAVNFEKMFNIDLGDFYHIYMEIKGRKINRTRYLDILQKNLLRRMEEED, encoded by the coding sequence ATGGGAGAAATAACAATAAAAGACTATTTCAGCAATCTATTACAGGAAGTGGATTCGGAAATTCAAACAATAGAATTAAACGAATCCGACTTTCTCCATGTGTGTAAAAAAGTAATTAATTACTTACAGGATATAATTTCTGATTTAAAGTCGTTCGTATTGAATTATAAATTTCAGGATAATTCAGAAGAAATATTGTTTTTCAAACACTTGAAACCTCAAATTAGCAGTAAATTAATCTATTACAATAGCATTTACAATATTGAGTTAAAACGTCCTACCGGAAGCGATGATGTTCAAACGCAATATTATGTATCAGAATTAGATTCTCTCACTACTTTTTTCAATCAAAATCTCACTTTTTATCAATACTACCGAACAAATGCCTGTTATCTTGACGATAAATACTTTCTTCGTGGAAAGCCGGATATACATTTGATTATAGATAATTCTTTTTTCGATTCAGACCCACAGTTCTCCACCAGTTATGATTTCAAGGTCGCAAAAATTTTAGCCAACGAGTTAATTAAAATTTACCTCACGAACAGGATAAAAGAACTAACAAATGAAGGTCTTCGGAAAAGGAATCAGGGTTCTTGTTGTCAAATGACTTGGACAGGCTCAAAACGTGGGCTTGTTGAACTGATTTACGCCTTTGATACTTGCGGTGCATTTGATAAGGGAAATACTGATATAAAAACAATAGCTGTGAATTTTGAAAAGATGTTCAATATAGATTTGGGGGACTTCTATCACATATACATGGAGATAAAGGGGCGTAAAATTAACAGAACAAGGTATTTAGATATTCTACAAAAGAATCTTCTTCGGCGGATGGAAGAAGAGGATTAA
- the arsA gene encoding arsenical pump-driving ATPase, which translates to MKKYNPANEKLTQYIFFTGKGGVGKTSIACATAVNLADNSNKVLLISTDPASNLQDVFDMPLDNKGTAIKEVPNLTVVNLDPEQAAAEYRESVIAPYRGKLPESVITNMKEQLSGSCTVEIAAFNEFSDFITNEEKRRGFDYIIFDTAPTGHTLRMLQLPSAWNTFIAENTTGASCLGQLSGLEDRKEVYKNAVATLTDKTQTTLFLVSRPEESPLKEVERSSNELLDLGIETQYLIINGVLENYDANDSISKQIYERQQNALNNRSSALLKLNTYIVPLRSYNMTGIDNIRNMLNADVTIKNDVAHIEKDDFNTIDSVIEDLYQSGKRVIFTMGKGGVGKTTIAGNIARGLAKKGVKVHLTTTDPANHLSFIETKLDGITVSHIDEKAVLAAYQKNVLDKARETMGDADLSYIEEDLRSPCTQEIAVFNSFAEIVAKADNEVVVIDTAPTGHTLLLLDSTQSYHKEVERTQGNITPAVQNLLPRLRNEKETEVVIVTLPETTPVFEAQRLQQDLQRAGIKNKWWVVNSSLLLTSTNSPFLKAKALSEVQWINKVKEISEGNFAVIEWKEKV; encoded by the coding sequence ATGAAAAAGTATAATCCGGCAAACGAAAAACTTACCCAGTATATATTCTTCACGGGTAAAGGTGGCGTTGGGAAAACATCCATCGCCTGTGCTACGGCAGTGAATCTCGCTGATAACAGTAATAAGGTACTTTTGATAAGTACCGACCCTGCATCCAATTTACAGGATGTATTTGATATGCCGTTAGACAATAAGGGAACAGCTATTAAAGAAGTTCCAAACCTTACAGTAGTCAATCTTGACCCGGAACAGGCAGCAGCCGAATACCGGGAATCAGTTATCGCCCCTTATCGCGGGAAATTACCCGAAAGCGTTATTACCAATATGAAAGAACAGCTTTCAGGTTCGTGTACCGTTGAAATTGCAGCTTTTAATGAGTTCTCCGACTTTATTACCAACGAAGAAAAGCGCAGGGGATTCGACTATATCATCTTTGATACTGCACCTACCGGACATACCCTGCGAATGCTTCAACTGCCATCGGCATGGAACACTTTTATTGCCGAAAATACAACCGGAGCATCTTGTTTAGGACAGCTTTCGGGACTGGAAGACCGTAAAGAAGTATATAAGAATGCTGTTGCTACCCTGACAGATAAAACCCAAACTACACTTTTCCTTGTCAGCAGACCGGAAGAAAGTCCTTTGAAAGAGGTCGAACGTTCATCTAATGAGCTGCTGGATTTAGGCATTGAAACACAGTATCTAATTATAAATGGAGTTTTAGAAAACTACGATGCAAACGACAGTATTTCCAAACAGATTTACGAACGCCAGCAAAATGCACTCAATAACCGTTCGTCAGCCTTGTTAAAACTGAATACATACATAGTTCCGCTTCGTTCTTATAATATGACAGGTATTGATAATATCCGTAATATGCTGAATGCAGATGTAACCATAAAGAACGATGTGGCGCATATTGAAAAAGATGATTTCAATACGATTGACAGCGTTATTGAAGACCTCTACCAATCGGGTAAGCGTGTAATTTTTACGATGGGTAAAGGTGGTGTCGGCAAAACTACTATTGCTGGGAATATTGCTCGTGGGTTGGCTAAAAAAGGCGTAAAAGTGCATTTGACTACAACTGACCCAGCCAATCACCTGTCCTTCATCGAAACGAAATTAGATGGTATTACAGTAAGTCATATAGACGAAAAAGCGGTGCTTGCCGCTTATCAGAAAAACGTATTGGATAAAGCAAGGGAAACAATGGGTGATGCCGATTTAAGCTATATCGAAGAAGACCTGCGTTCGCCCTGTACACAGGAAATCGCTGTTTTTAATTCCTTTGCCGAAATTGTTGCCAAAGCGGATAATGAAGTGGTAGTGATAGATACTGCCCCTACCGGACACACGTTGCTATTATTGGATTCAACTCAAAGTTATCATAAAGAAGTGGAACGGACACAGGGAAATATTACTCCTGCGGTTCAAAACCTGCTGCCTCGTTTACGGAATGAGAAGGAAACAGAGGTGGTTATTGTAACTCTGCCCGAAACAACGCCTGTATTTGAAGCACAAAGGCTGCAACAGGATTTACAACGTGCCGGAATTAAAAACAAATGGTGGGTAGTTAATTCCAGTCTGCTGCTTACTTCAACGAATAGTCCTTTCCTTAAAGCCAAAGCACTAAGCGAAGTACAATGGATTAATAAAGTAAAGGAAATTTCAGAGGGAAACTTTGCAGTTATAGAATGGAAAGAAAAGGTGTAA